Within Sinorhizobium sp. RAC02, the genomic segment GATGTGCACGACCGCATCCACAAACATCGCCAGAAGCTGAAGGCCGGCGAGACCAAGCAGGCCGATCCCGTGCCGCCGGTCGCCGAAAGCCTGATCGAGGAGGCGCGGCTTCTCTGCTTCGACGAATTTTCCGTGACCGACATTGCCGACGCGATGATCCAGTCGCGTCTCTTCGGCGAACTGTTCCGGCGTGGCTGCATTCTGGTCGCGACGTCGAATGTCGAGCCGGACAATCTTTATCGGGATGGGCTGAACCGCAGTCTTTTCCTGCCGTTCGTCGATCTTCTCAAGCAATATGTCGAGATCGTGCCGCTCGATTCCCTGACGGATTACCGGCTGGAGAAGGACAGCGGCCTGCCGGTCTTCCGCTATCCGCTGAGCGCCGAAGCCGATATGGCGATGGATGCGGCATGGCGGCGCGAGACGGCGGGCAGGACGGTTGCGCCCGAGACGATTTCCTTCCGGGGCAGAAAAATAGCCGTGCCGCAGGCGGCGGGCCGCGTTGCCCGCTTCTCCTTCGCCGATCTCTGCGAGCGGCCGCTGGGCGCGGCTGACTATCTCGAAATCCTCGCGCATTACGACACGCTGTTCGTCGATCATGTGCCCTTGCTCGGGGCGGAAAAGCGCAACGAGACGAAGCGCTTCATCAACCTCGTCGATACGATCTACGACCATCGCGCGCGGCTCTTCGCTTCGGCTGCGGCGGCACCGGAGAGCCTGCTGGCGACCCGCAAGGGCACGGAAGGTTTCGAGTTCGACCGCACGGTGTCGCGCCTCATCGAGATCCGCAGCACCGAGTATCTGGCCGACCACAAGGCCCGTTACACCAATGACGTGACGAAAGCGTGACGGCAATTCTTACGTTTACGTAAGAATTTTTGCATCTAACCGATTGAAAAGCTTCACTCCAAAAGTAGGTGTTGAATTTTTAACGCGAGGGGCGTAAGCCCTTGCGCCGAAAGGTCCTGCAATTGCGACATTCGGGACCTGTTGATCGGAGCAAGAGGAAGCTTTCATGGCCCGCAAGAAGATCGCACTTAT encodes:
- the zapE gene encoding cell division protein ZapE gives rise to the protein MGKDWDRGSTHPDHGVSDRLEALVASGELKPDPAQRAMAARFDRLLVELHAQRPARKSSALGWLFASRKPETVSAPKGLYIHGGVGRGKTMLMDMFFEQARVKRKRRAHFHEFMADVHDRIHKHRQKLKAGETKQADPVPPVAESLIEEARLLCFDEFSVTDIADAMIQSRLFGELFRRGCILVATSNVEPDNLYRDGLNRSLFLPFVDLLKQYVEIVPLDSLTDYRLEKDSGLPVFRYPLSAEADMAMDAAWRRETAGRTVAPETISFRGRKIAVPQAAGRVARFSFADLCERPLGAADYLEILAHYDTLFVDHVPLLGAEKRNETKRFINLVDTIYDHRARLFASAAAAPESLLATRKGTEGFEFDRTVSRLIEIRSTEYLADHKARYTNDVTKA